AATATTTATATCATTTCCACAAAGAGTGATTTTATCCGCAGACTAACTGCTGTTGGAAATAATCAAATGCCAAAATTCTCTCAAGACGGCGGAAGTGTAATGTTTTTGAAACATACTGCTGGGCAGTCTGCTATCGGCGTGATACGACTTGACTATAACAAAAGTTTTTTATTTCCACTTACAAATGCGGTGGGGATACAATCTTTTGATTGGTAATATTTTTTGACTGACAGAATTTGAGAATCTTGCAAAATGCTTACAAGATTTTTGTGGGTTTTTGTGGATTTGATATTGTGTCTTAAAAGGGTGGTATTAAGCGCATTAAATGGGCATTGCAAATTTGCTTGATTTTTGCCTAAAAGTTTTTTGATTTTTGAAATTTTGCAAAAATTAGCCACTATCATACAGAATCGAAAAAGATAAAATCCAAAATACTAAACCCCACAAAATCGCCCTAAAATACGCATAAAAACGCAAAAAATAACAAAATATTTGTTTTTGTTATGTTAAAATGGTGTTTTTATCCCAAGCTTAAAGGAGTATTCCTATGAAGAAGTTTATGTTGTTTGGTGCAGCTTTTGCACTTTTTTTGATGACAGGTTGTGCTGATAAGGGTGTCAATGTAGATTCTGATGAAGATGATGATACTGACACAGAAGTGTATCAAGGAGCTAGAGGCTCACGAGGAGGTAGTGGTGGCGGTGCAGGCGGCAGTGTCTTTGGTGAAGGTGGAGATGCAGGCGAAACCATAGGAAGCGTCTATTTTGATTTTGATAGATTTAATATCCGTGGCGATATGCAATCTGTCATAGACGAAGCTGCAAGAAGCATAAAAGGACAACAAAGCTATCAAGTAACTATTGAGGGCAATGCTGATGAAAGAGGGACAGATGAGTATAACTACGCTCTTGGCACAAAGCGTGCGATAGCGGTGCGAGATGCTCTATCTCTAAAGGGTGTAAATCCTGCAAATATCCGTGTAATCAGCTTTGGCGAAAGCAAACCTCTATGCACAGAGCAAACAGAGGAATGCTACCAGCAAAACCGCAGAGGCGATATTCGCGTGATAGGTGGTGGCACTTCTGCTACTCCTGCGCAGTAGTAGCCATAAGTGGCATTAGGTGCAGTGGTGCAAGTGCAGTGGAAAGAAGTGGATAAATAGGTAGCCAAACACGCTTCACAAAAGAATCTAAAAAGCCTAAGCAAGACAAAGCTAACAAAGACAATGAAATCATAAAAGCATAGAAAATGACAAAGGTAAAGATTTCTAGCGTTTTTGTATTTTTTACTGCTTTGCCTGCTTTGGCTTTTTTTTGTGTCCTTGTGGCTGAACCATCGGCGTTTGAGCTACAAAGTGGTGCTACCAAAAAAGAGCTAAAAAACCTCCAAACTACTAACAAAAACCTCGAAAATATTGCCATTGATTACAACACTAGAATCCAAACTTTAGAGCAATCCCAAGAGGGTTTGCAAAGTGTCATTGAGGGGCAGTCTTTGCGCATAAAAAATCTCTTGGACTTGGCAAATGGGCAAGAGATGAGGATAAAGACACTAGAATCTAATCTAGATTCTGCTAGTGCTACTATCAGTGAGCTACAAACGCAAGTGAAATCCCTCACAACTAAGCTAAACGAAATGAGTGCGCTAAATGCAAAAGCAAATAGTGAAATCCTAAAAAAGCTAGAATCCATAGATTCGACTGCCCAACCAAAAGCAAGCCAGCAAAAGGCAGGACAACCAAAGGCAGATGAAGCTAAAGTGGCTGATAGCAAAAGTGGCGAGCCAAGCACGGCAAAATCCGCAGATGATGCTCCTGCTAGCGAATTCCCAAAAGAGTTTAAGCATTTACCCAAAAAAGAAGTCTATGAACAAGCCCAAAAGCTATATAGACAAAAAGGCTTTGAAGCGGCAAGTGAGCGGTATAAGTGGCTAGCAGAGGGAGAGTATAAAAGCGCGTTTTGCTACTATATGCTTGGCGAAATAGCCTATAAACAAGCAAAATACAAAGAAGCAATCATATTTTTCAAACGAAGCGTAGCCATAGACAGCGAAGCAAGCTATATGCCTGTGGTGTTGTGGCATACGGCGTGGTCTTTCAAATACACCAAAGACACGCAAAACTATGAGAAATTTTTAGACCTTCTTATCGGCTCTTATCCTGACTCCGAGCAGGGCAAAAAAGCAAAAAATCTCAAAAACCAAACCAAAAAGGAAACAAAATGAGCAATATCTCACAAAATCAAGTCGTATCAATCCTCTATGAAGTGAAAGAATCACAGACAAATGAAGTCATTGATAGCAACCTAGAATCTAAACCGCTAGAGTTTTTACTCGGTGCGGGGCAAGTCATAAGTGGGCTTGAAAAAGCAGTAGCAAGCGCAAAAAAAGGCGATAAACTAAATCTATCTATCCCGCCAGAAGATGCTTATGGAATCTATCAGCAAGACTTTTTGCAAGAAGTGCCAAAAGAGCAGTTTGATGGCATTTCTTTGCAAAAAGGAATGACACTTTTTGGGCAAGCAGAGGATGGGCAGACAGTGCAAGTCATCGTAAAAGATTTTAATGATTCTATTGTGATGATTGACTATAATCACCCTTTGGCGGGCAAGACACTACTATTTAATGTCGAAATCACTGATGTGCGCGAAGCTACGCCCGATGAGATTTTGCAAGGTAGGGTAGGGGGAGGCTGCTGTGGTGGAGGCTGTGGCTGCGGGGACTTGGCGGAGTCAGCAGAATCTATGAGTGGAAATAGCCACGAGCATCATCACGGCGGAGGTGGCTGCTGTGGTGGTGGGGGCTGTGGCTGTCATTAGGCTTGCTTAGATTGCGTGATATTTGTATGCTATGTTTGCGATATTTTACAATCAGGGAAAATCTAAGGGCTAGGTATGCAGGGATTAAAAAACTATAAACACCGACAAGCAAAGAGATTTTTTCAAATATTTGTGGGATTTTTCTCGCTACATTTTGTCGCCTTTGGTATCGCGCTTGGGTTTGGCGAGGATATACGCACACTCAAAGCAGACTTTACCCAA
This genomic stretch from Helicobacter macacae MIT 99-5501 harbors:
- a CDS encoding tetratricopeptide repeat protein, with amino-acid sequence MTKVKISSVFVFFTALPALAFFCVLVAEPSAFELQSGATKKELKNLQTTNKNLENIAIDYNTRIQTLEQSQEGLQSVIEGQSLRIKNLLDLANGQEMRIKTLESNLDSASATISELQTQVKSLTTKLNEMSALNAKANSEILKKLESIDSTAQPKASQQKAGQPKADEAKVADSKSGEPSTAKSADDAPASEFPKEFKHLPKKEVYEQAQKLYRQKGFEAASERYKWLAEGEYKSAFCYYMLGEIAYKQAKYKEAIIFFKRSVAIDSEASYMPVVLWHTAWSFKYTKDTQNYEKFLDLLIGSYPDSEQGKKAKNLKNQTKKETK
- a CDS encoding FKBP-type peptidyl-prolyl cis-trans isomerase, translating into MSNISQNQVVSILYEVKESQTNEVIDSNLESKPLEFLLGAGQVISGLEKAVASAKKGDKLNLSIPPEDAYGIYQQDFLQEVPKEQFDGISLQKGMTLFGQAEDGQTVQVIVKDFNDSIVMIDYNHPLAGKTLLFNVEITDVREATPDEILQGRVGGGCCGGGCGCGDLAESAESMSGNSHEHHHGGGGCCGGGGCGCH
- the pal gene encoding peptidoglycan-associated lipoprotein Pal produces the protein MKKFMLFGAAFALFLMTGCADKGVNVDSDEDDDTDTEVYQGARGSRGGSGGGAGGSVFGEGGDAGETIGSVYFDFDRFNIRGDMQSVIDEAARSIKGQQSYQVTIEGNADERGTDEYNYALGTKRAIAVRDALSLKGVNPANIRVISFGESKPLCTEQTEECYQQNRRGDIRVIGGGTSATPAQ